The following proteins are encoded in a genomic region of Brachypodium distachyon strain Bd21 chromosome 1, Brachypodium_distachyon_v3.0, whole genome shotgun sequence:
- the LOC100821460 gene encoding very-long-chain 3-oxoacyl-CoA reductase 1: protein LSSSGHPRRINTSRQQLSKARRHPSRRAHHCTCSRNKKLIARMAAVPAWLLSSLASLGALYVSAVAIRFLSYLALILRRPKDLRCRYGSWAVITGPTAGIGRSMSLELARRGLNLVLVGRDPAKLRDISETISSTHAVQTRTVLFDFSLASTPQGEKAVRRLREAVEGLDVGVLVNNAGVAKPGAVYLHEVAVEAWVRMIRVNLWALTEVTAAVLPGMVERGKGAIVNIGSGSGSLLPSYPLYSVYSATKRYAAGFSRSLAVEYRRKGIDVQCQVPLLVETNMVSNDVKGSFVPQFVLAPDAYARDAVGWIGHGTLCVPSVAHRFQAWTISLSPDFGYDAHILNKHLQHRDIFRRLRPWRKNSQGNSRNGSVDVATQQDKSGVCSEAPTSG from the exons TTGTCATCATCCGGCCATCCGCGACGCATAAATACGAGCAGGCAGCAACTCAGCAAGGCGCGAAGACACCCGAGCCGCCGAGCGCACCACTGCACTTGCAGCAGGAACAAGAAGCTAATCGCGAGAATGGCTGCTGTGCCGGCATGGCTCTTGTCCTCGCTGGCCTCACTGGGCGCCCTCTATGTCTCTGCCGTGGCCATCCGCTTCCTTTCCTACTTGGCGCTCATCCTGCGGCGGCCCAAGGACCTCCGCTGCCGCTACGGCTCCTGGGCCGTGATCACGGGCCCGACGGCCGGCATCGGACGGTCCATGTCCCTGGAGCTCGCCCGGCGCGGCCTCAACCTCGTCCTCGTGGGCCGCGACCCCGCCAAGCTCCGCGACATCTCCGAAACCATCTCCAGCACCCACGCCGTGCAGACCAGGACCGTCCTCTTCGATTTCTCCCTCGCCTCCACTCCCCAAG GGGAGAAGGCGGTGCGGCGACTccgggaggcggtggaggggcTGGACGTGGGGGTGCTGGTGAACAACGCGGGCGTGGCGAAGCCTGGCGCCGTGTACCTGCACGAGGTGGCCGTGGAGGCGTGGGTGAGGATGATCCGGGTGAACCTGTGGGCGCTGACGGaggtgacggcggcggtgctgccgGGGATGGTGGAGCGGGGGAAAGGCGCCATCGTCAACATCGGCTCCGGGTCCGGGTCGCTGCTCCCTTCCTACCCGCTCTACTCCGTCTACAGCGCCACAAAACGGTACGCCGCGGGCTTCTCACGGAGCCTCGCCGTGGAGTACCGGAGAAAAGGGATCGACGTGCAGTGCCAGGTCCCGTTGCTCGTGGAGACCAACATGGTGTCCAACGACGTGAAGGGGAGCTTCGTGCCGCAGTTCGtgctggccccggacgcctacGCCCGCGACGCGGTGGGGTGGATCGGGCATGGCACGCTGTGCGTGCCCAGCGTCGCCCACCGCTTCCAGGCTTGGACTATCAGCCTCTCGCCAGATTTCGGCTACGACGCCCACATCCTGAACAAGCATCTGCAGCACAGAGACATCTTTCGGAGGCTCAGGCCGTGGAGGAAGAATTCGCAGGGGAATTCACGGAACGGGTCTGTCGACGTTGCTACTCAGCAGGACAAGTCTGGTGTGTGTTCGGAAGCTCCAACCAGCGGCTGA